The DNA segment GGCCTGATGGTCTCCGCCAGCCATAACCCCCCTGCAGACAACGGCATCAAAGTGTTTGGTGCTGATGGCGCCAAACTCAGCGCCTCCCGTCAGGCCCAGGTGGAAGCCGGTCTGAAGGGGCAGACGTCCATGGCTGAGCAGGGGACTTTCCGCTGCGGTGTGGCGCGCTCCAGCGCCGATCTCCTCGATCGCTACAGGGAGGTGTTGCAGGAATCGGTGGCTGAACGTCGACTGGACGGCGTTCCCATCGTTCTGGACCTCTGCTGGGGATCCGCGACGGCATGTGGTGCGGATGCTTTTCGTGCCTTGGGGGCTGATCTGACCGTGCTGCATGGAGAACCCGATGGCTCCCGCATCAATGTGGCTTGCGGGTCAACCCATCTGGAACCGCTGCAGCGGGCTGTGATCGAGCGCGGCGCAGCGATGGGTTTTGCCTTTGACGGTGATGCTGATCGGATGCTGGCGGTGGATGGCCGCGGCCGCATCATCGACGGAGACCACGTGCTCTTCCTCTGGGGATCCGTGCTGCAGGAGCAGCAGGCGCTCCCTGAGCAGCGCTTGGTGGCCACCGTGATGTCGAACCTCGGCTTCGAGCGGGCCTGGCAGCAGCGGGGCGGCACGCTCGACCGCACGCCGGTGGGAGATCAGCATGTCCATGCCGCGATGGTGGCCAGTGGCGCGGCCCTCGGTGGAGAACAATCCGGCCACATTCTTTCGGCCTCCCATGGACTCTGTGGCGATGGTGTTCTGACCGCCGTGCAGTTGGCCACCCTCTGCCATGCCCAGGACATCAGCCTCAGCGATTGGTTGGACCGAAGTTTTCAGGCCTACCCGCAGAAATTGGTCAATGTGCGGGTGATGGACCGTGCGCGTCGCAAGAACTGGAGTGCCTGTACCGCTCTCACCGACGCCATTGCTTCAGCTGAGCAGTCGATGGGCGAGAACGGTCGCATTTTGGTGCGAGCCAGCGGTACCGAGCCCGTGCTCCGGGTGATGGTGGAAGCTGAGCAGTCGGATGCTGTTGAGCATTGGACGGGGCATCTGGCCGCCGTTGCAGAGGAACAGCTCAACGTGGCCTGAGAGTCAAGGCCTCGGCCATCTGGAGGGCGCCATCACAGGCATCGCCTTGGGCCTTGCCCCATTGGGCCTCAGGAATCGACTGGCGGATGGCCTGTTGCACGGCCGTTTGGAACCCCAGGAGATGGGTCACGGCTCCCCCATGGCAGACCACCACGGGGGAGCGCAGGGAAAGCTGCTGAGCAACGGTGCTGATGCAGCTGGAGAGGGTCGTTGCTGATCGCTGCACAATCTCCTCCGCGCCTGAGCAGCCGTCGGTTGCCGCCTCCACCACCAGCGGAGCCAAGGCCGCGAAGTTCGCCGTGCCGAAGTCGTTCTGCACCACCCGGGCTTTGACCGCTGCGTGGCTGTCGCACCCCATCTGATTCCAGATCTGCAGGCGCAGAGGATGGTCGGGCAGGCGCCCATCGGCCATGCGCAGGGTCAGTTGCAATCCCTGGTGGCCGAGGTCAAAGGCCGAGCCGGCTCCATCGAGCAGCCATCCCCAGCCGCCACAGCGGTGTTCATGGCCGTTCTTATCTCGGCCCAGCACGATCATTCCCGTACCGCTGATCGCCAGGATTCCTGCACCTTCAGGGATCGCACCTCGCAAGGCCGTGCGTTCGTCTCCGGTGACCAGCACCTTGATCAACCCTGTGGCATCACCGATGGCCAGGGCTTGACCCACCAAACGTTCAGCACGCTGTTGCAACGCTGTTCCGTGTTCGA comes from the Synechococcus sp. A15-62 genome and includes:
- the glmM gene encoding phosphoglucosamine mutase; the encoded protein is MVQKACSPIGPALGDAAPGFGTDGIRGLAGTVLTPALCLQVGFWVGRVLQAEGPVLIGMDSRTSGSMVVAALTAGLTAAGRDVWTLGLCPTPAVPLLIRQLGAAGGLMVSASHNPPADNGIKVFGADGAKLSASRQAQVEAGLKGQTSMAEQGTFRCGVARSSADLLDRYREVLQESVAERRLDGVPIVLDLCWGSATACGADAFRALGADLTVLHGEPDGSRINVACGSTHLEPLQRAVIERGAAMGFAFDGDADRMLAVDGRGRIIDGDHVLFLWGSVLQEQQALPEQRLVATVMSNLGFERAWQQRGGTLDRTPVGDQHVHAAMVASGAALGGEQSGHILSASHGLCGDGVLTAVQLATLCHAQDISLSDWLDRSFQAYPQKLVNVRVMDRARRKNWSACTALTDAIASAEQSMGENGRILVRASGTEPVLRVMVEAEQSDAVEHWTGHLAAVAEEQLNVA
- a CDS encoding BadF/BadG/BcrA/BcrD ATPase family protein is translated as MRLLAGFDAGQTHTRCRLSVVQNGLHQPVGEGEGPGVSHLDAPQGERLFLEAIRTSAQQALKKHPDGVIQAAVVGASGIEHGTALQQRAERLVGQALAIGDATGLIKVLVTGDERTALRGAIPEGAGILAISGTGMIVLGRDKNGHEHRCGGWGWLLDGAGSAFDLGHQGLQLTLRMADGRLPDHPLRLQIWNQMGCDSHAAVKARVVQNDFGTANFAALAPLVVEAATDGCSGAEEIVQRSATTLSSCISTVAQQLSLRSPVVVCHGGAVTHLLGFQTAVQQAIRQSIPEAQWGKAQGDACDGALQMAEALTLRPR